One stretch of Lacimicrobium alkaliphilum DNA includes these proteins:
- the glnD gene encoding [protein-PII] uridylyltransferase, protein MSLQSLLGQIKRISTVDNIAAFKACIENNHQWLEDNASLTEVDNLVRGRATFVDALLRHIWQLLELHSYPELALVAVGGYGRGQLQPYSDIDLLLLNHKKPSEEINEKLGRFVTLLWDIGLDVGHSVRTLSQTIKLAKDDVSIATNLIEARLLSGSKETFNRLQQKVQGKGFWSSKDFFLAKYDEQRQRHAKFNGTAYNLEPNVKENPGCLRDIQTIGWVAKKHFKVLKGQELVEHNYFTAREFEELIECRNHLWRIRFALHLEAGRSENRLLFDFQPEVAKRLGYGDEGKASVETMMKAFFRTVRRISELNEMLLQHFRQDILAAKVRRFEPINQDFALADGLLQARHDQVFDTPEKLLSFLVLLSDTPQAQGLHSATLRLLRNARRNFRSAFLCERPGCRELFMRLLKHPNFFSFAWEVAHKHGIMQAYLPEWNQIVGMMQFDLFHAYTVDEHTHRLIKHIYHYSQSEGARDFPRCHRIFQNLDKPELLYIAAIFHDIGKGRGGDHSKLGAEDLRAFCDTHGVGKKDKELVVWLVENHLLMSVTAQRRDIYDPDVINEFAGKIRNVNYLEHLYALTLADIRATNDNLWNDWKASLLRELYLMTKKALESGLECQIDLKAKVEEHQQEALNLLASMGKDDHQVQQFWDRLDWDYFVRFKPSQLVWHASVILGNESLAENQVIVEVSDDTSKAGTELILYGRDRASLFAQIASVLDSRNCSIHDAQIMSTQDGYVFDSFVILEDDGSRITSGSRRQSLKDAILAQLERPGSAHQNNRKMPRRMKQLNVPVKMRFFTNQANMTLLELEALDAPGLLATISQQFVICDLSLHMAKITTIGERAEDLFILTNSQGEALTNEQQVTLKKQLMSILNQQTQSETCQN, encoded by the coding sequence TTGTCGCTGCAGAGCCTGCTCGGCCAGATAAAACGCATCAGCACGGTGGATAATATCGCTGCGTTCAAGGCCTGTATCGAAAATAACCATCAATGGCTGGAAGACAATGCCTCACTTACAGAGGTGGATAATCTGGTGCGCGGCCGGGCAACCTTTGTGGATGCGCTGTTGCGCCATATCTGGCAGCTACTGGAATTACACAGCTATCCTGAACTGGCGCTGGTGGCCGTTGGCGGCTACGGCCGCGGGCAATTGCAACCCTATTCAGATATTGATTTGCTGCTGCTGAATCACAAAAAGCCCAGCGAAGAGATCAATGAAAAGCTTGGTCGTTTCGTGACGCTGCTGTGGGATATTGGTCTGGATGTGGGCCATTCTGTCAGAACCCTGTCACAGACAATCAAGCTGGCAAAAGACGATGTCAGCATCGCGACTAATCTTATCGAAGCGCGCCTGCTCAGTGGCAGCAAAGAGACTTTTAATCGCTTGCAGCAAAAAGTTCAGGGCAAAGGGTTCTGGAGCAGTAAAGATTTCTTTCTAGCCAAATACGATGAACAACGTCAACGCCACGCCAAGTTTAACGGCACCGCCTATAACCTCGAGCCTAATGTCAAAGAGAACCCCGGCTGTCTGCGGGATATTCAGACCATTGGCTGGGTGGCTAAAAAACATTTTAAGGTGCTCAAAGGTCAGGAACTGGTGGAGCACAATTACTTTACTGCCAGAGAATTTGAAGAGCTGATCGAGTGTCGTAATCATTTATGGCGCATTCGCTTTGCCCTGCACCTGGAAGCCGGGCGCAGCGAGAACCGTCTGTTGTTTGATTTTCAGCCCGAGGTGGCGAAACGCCTGGGATATGGTGATGAGGGCAAAGCCTCGGTAGAAACCATGATGAAAGCGTTCTTTCGCACGGTGCGCCGGATTTCAGAGCTCAATGAGATGCTGTTGCAGCATTTTCGCCAGGATATACTGGCAGCAAAAGTGCGCCGGTTTGAGCCGATTAATCAGGATTTTGCCCTTGCCGATGGCTTGTTACAGGCCCGCCATGACCAGGTATTTGACACCCCGGAAAAGCTGCTGAGTTTTTTAGTACTGCTTTCAGATACACCTCAGGCACAGGGGTTACATTCGGCCACACTCAGACTGCTGCGTAACGCCCGGCGTAATTTCCGTTCGGCGTTTTTATGTGAACGCCCTGGTTGCCGTGAACTCTTTATGCGACTGCTCAAACACCCGAATTTCTTCTCCTTTGCCTGGGAAGTGGCCCACAAGCACGGCATCATGCAGGCCTATCTGCCCGAGTGGAACCAGATTGTGGGCATGATGCAGTTTGATCTCTTCCATGCCTACACGGTAGATGAACACACCCACAGATTAATCAAACATATCTATCATTACAGTCAGAGTGAAGGCGCCAGGGACTTCCCCCGTTGCCACAGGATCTTCCAGAATCTGGACAAGCCTGAGTTGTTGTATATCGCCGCCATTTTCCATGATATTGGCAAAGGTCGCGGTGGTGACCATTCCAAGCTCGGCGCAGAAGATCTGCGTGCTTTTTGCGACACTCATGGCGTTGGCAAAAAAGACAAGGAACTGGTGGTATGGCTGGTAGAGAATCATCTGCTGATGTCCGTTACCGCGCAGCGCCGGGATATCTATGATCCTGATGTCATTAATGAATTTGCCGGCAAGATACGTAATGTCAATTATCTGGAGCATCTGTACGCGCTGACTCTGGCAGATATCCGCGCCACCAATGATAACCTCTGGAATGACTGGAAAGCGTCGTTGTTAAGAGAGCTGTATCTGATGACCAAAAAGGCCCTTGAAAGCGGCCTGGAATGTCAGATTGATCTTAAAGCCAAAGTGGAAGAACACCAGCAGGAAGCCCTTAACCTGTTGGCCTCTATGGGCAAAGACGACCATCAGGTACAACAGTTCTGGGATCGCCTGGACTGGGACTATTTTGTGCGGTTTAAGCCCAGCCAGCTGGTCTGGCATGCCAGTGTCATCCTCGGCAATGAAAGCCTGGCAGAGAATCAGGTCATTGTTGAAGTCAGCGATGATACCTCAAAGGCCGGTACCGAGCTTATTCTTTATGGTCGCGACCGGGCCAGCCTGTTTGCACAGATTGCCTCGGTACTGGACAGCCGTAACTGTTCAATCCATGACGCACAGATTATGAGCACACAGGATGGCTACGTGTTCGACAGCTTTGTAATTCTTGAGGATGATGGCAGCCGCATCACCTCTGGCTCCCGTCGTCAGAGCCTCAAAGATGCCATTCTTGCCCAACTGGAACGACCGGGCAGTGCCCACCAGAACAACCGAAAGATGCCCAGACGGATGAAACAACTCAATGTTCCGGTGAAAATGCGCTTTTTTACCAATCAGGCCAATATGACGCTGCTTGAGCTGGAAGCGCTTGATGCACCGGGGCTGCTGGCCACCATCTCGCAACAATTTGTGATCTGCGACTTGTCTCTGCATATGGCCAAGATCACCACCATAGGTGAGCGGGCGGAGGACTTGTTTATTCTCACCAACAGTCAGGGCGAAGCCCTGACCAATGAACAACAGGTCACACTGAAAAAGCAACTAATGTCCATTTTGAATCAACAAACACAGAGTGAAACATGTCAGAACTGA
- the dapD gene encoding 2,3,4,5-tetrahydropyridine-2,6-dicarboxylate N-succinyltransferase, which translates to MSELKSIIEQAFEQRNELDSADMQVADAVSQAIAMLNTGEARVAEKIAGEWVVHQWLKKAVLLYFRLHDNQLIDGAESRFYDKVPLKYADYTARQFADEGVRVVPPATVRTGSYVAKNVVLMPSYTNIGAYIDEGTMVDTWATVGSCAQIGKNVHLSGGVGIGGVLEPLQANPTIIEDNCFIGARSEIVEGVIVEEGAVISMGVYISQSTRIYDRETGQIHYGRVPAGSVVVSGTLPSKDGKCNLYAAIIVKKVDAKTRAKVGINALLRAAE; encoded by the coding sequence ATGTCAGAACTGAAATCCATCATAGAACAGGCCTTTGAACAGCGTAACGAGCTGGACAGCGCAGATATGCAAGTGGCCGATGCCGTGTCACAGGCCATTGCCATGCTTAACACGGGTGAGGCTCGCGTGGCCGAAAAAATTGCCGGAGAATGGGTCGTCCACCAGTGGCTGAAAAAAGCCGTGCTGTTGTATTTCCGTCTGCATGACAACCAGTTAATAGACGGGGCTGAAAGTCGCTTCTACGACAAGGTACCGCTGAAATATGCCGATTATACTGCCCGTCAGTTTGCCGATGAGGGGGTAAGGGTGGTGCCACCGGCAACGGTACGTACCGGCTCATATGTGGCGAAAAATGTGGTGCTGATGCCCTCTTACACCAATATCGGCGCCTATATTGACGAAGGCACTATGGTAGACACCTGGGCTACGGTTGGCTCCTGCGCACAAATTGGTAAAAACGTACATTTATCCGGTGGCGTAGGTATTGGCGGAGTACTGGAGCCCCTGCAGGCCAACCCCACTATTATTGAAGACAACTGCTTTATCGGCGCCCGTTCAGAGATCGTCGAAGGGGTGATTGTAGAAGAAGGTGCGGTGATTTCCATGGGCGTATATATCAGCCAGAGCACCCGTATCTATGACAGAGAAACCGGCCAGATCCATTATGGCCGGGTACCGGCAGGCTCTGTAGTGGTCTCCGGCACCCTGCCCTCAAAAGATGGCAAGTGCAACCTGTATGCCGCCATTATTGTGAAAAAAGTCGATGCAAAAACCCGCGCCAAAGTCGGTATTAACGCTTTGCTCAGAGCCGCGGAATAA
- a CDS encoding phosphatidate cytidylyltransferase, whose translation MLKQRVITALVLAPLALIAILFLPLRGFELCIGLIVVLGAWEWANLMGLKNRPAKALYTLLVAAICTLLAYLVPVKQIWVQGQLTELYLFILVIAALWWVVVLLMILAYPKYTALWRNSRSLRGLFGILTLVPTWVAIVTLRTQLYDVDTLYGASLIFYVLGIVWAADIGAFFIGVKFGRHKLRPNVSPGKTLEGLLGGIAASFAIIGFAALHYQVNASMIWTHLIIGGLTVAVSALGDLNESMFKRCVGCKDSGTLLPGHGGILDRIDSLTAAFPVFALCYVLWMT comes from the coding sequence ATGTTAAAGCAACGGGTAATAACAGCGCTGGTGCTGGCTCCGCTGGCCCTGATTGCGATTTTGTTTCTGCCTTTACGTGGCTTCGAACTCTGCATTGGTCTGATTGTGGTACTCGGTGCCTGGGAATGGGCTAACCTGATGGGGCTTAAGAATCGTCCTGCCAAAGCTCTCTATACCTTGCTGGTAGCGGCAATTTGTACCCTGCTGGCTTATCTGGTGCCGGTAAAGCAGATATGGGTACAGGGGCAACTCACGGAGTTATATCTCTTTATACTGGTGATAGCAGCGCTGTGGTGGGTAGTTGTGCTGCTGATGATACTGGCCTATCCAAAATACACTGCGTTGTGGCGTAACAGTCGCTCTTTGCGGGGACTTTTCGGTATTCTGACTCTGGTACCCACCTGGGTAGCTATCGTGACACTGCGCACTCAGCTCTATGATGTTGACACCCTGTATGGCGCGTCACTGATTTTTTATGTGCTGGGCATCGTGTGGGCGGCCGATATTGGTGCCTTTTTTATCGGCGTTAAATTTGGCCGGCATAAGCTCAGGCCTAATGTATCCCCGGGCAAGACGCTGGAAGGGCTGCTCGGTGGTATTGCCGCGTCTTTTGCGATTATCGGTTTTGCTGCTCTGCATTATCAGGTTAATGCCAGCATGATCTGGACGCACCTGATCATAGGTGGATTGACTGTAGCCGTATCGGCACTGGGGGACCTTAATGAGAGTATGTTCAAACGTTGTGTGGGCTGTAAGGACAGCGGCACGCTGCTGCCGGGCCATGGCGGTATTCTGGATCGTATTGACAGTCTGACCGCAGCCTTTCCGGTTTTTGCTCTGTGCTATGTGTTGTGGATGACCTGA
- the map gene encoding type I methionyl aminopeptidase has product MPIQTAAQRLECASECWNQESGKTLTAIIKTKDEIDKMRIAGKLASQVLEMIGPYVQKGVTTDELNQRCHDYIVNQQGAIPAPLNYHGFPKSICTSVNHVICHGIPSDKKLKDGDIINIDVTVIKDGYHGDTSKMFVVGQPSILAERLIRVTQECMYKGIELVRPGVQLGDIGHAIAQHAEQHHYSVVREYCGHGIGAEFHEDPQVLHYGKPGTGEVLQEGMCLTIEPMINAGKRHSKLLKDGWTVVTKDRSLSAQWEHTLLVTATGCEILTLRSDETIARVINH; this is encoded by the coding sequence CTGCCTATACAGACGGCGGCGCAGAGGCTAGAATGCGCCTCTGAATGTTGGAATCAGGAAAGTGGAAAAACATTGACCGCCATTATCAAAACAAAAGACGAAATAGACAAGATGCGCATCGCCGGAAAGCTGGCATCACAAGTACTGGAGATGATCGGTCCCTATGTACAAAAAGGGGTCACCACCGATGAACTTAACCAGCGCTGCCATGACTACATTGTCAATCAGCAGGGTGCTATTCCGGCACCGCTGAATTACCATGGATTTCCCAAATCCATTTGTACCTCTGTCAACCACGTGATCTGTCATGGTATCCCCTCAGATAAGAAACTCAAGGACGGGGATATCATCAATATTGATGTCACAGTGATCAAAGATGGTTATCACGGTGATACCTCTAAGATGTTTGTGGTAGGTCAGCCCAGTATTCTTGCGGAGCGTCTGATCAGAGTCACCCAGGAATGTATGTATAAAGGTATTGAACTGGTACGCCCGGGTGTACAGCTTGGTGATATCGGCCATGCGATTGCCCAACATGCTGAGCAGCATCACTACTCAGTGGTAAGAGAGTATTGTGGTCACGGCATTGGCGCCGAATTCCATGAAGATCCTCAGGTGCTGCACTATGGCAAACCCGGTACCGGTGAGGTGTTGCAGGAAGGCATGTGCCTGACCATTGAGCCTATGATCAATGCCGGTAAGCGTCATTCCAAGCTACTCAAAGACGGCTGGACAGTGGTCACTAAAGATCGCAGTCTCAGTGCCCAGTGGGAGCATACCCTGCTGGTTACCGCCACGGGTTGTGAAATTCTGACCCTGCGCAGTGATGAAACAATTGCGCGGGTAATCAACCACTAA
- the uppS gene encoding polyprenyl diphosphate synthase has protein sequence MTANSAIPRHVAIIMDGNGRWAKQRGKIRTFGHKAGVESVRNAVTFARKQGIEALTLFAFSSENWNRPAEEVGVLMELFNLVLKSEVKRLHKNDVRLKVVGDTSRFDGKLIERIHAAEALTADNQSLVLNIAANYGGRWDIIQATRDCAEKVRDGQLEISDIDEELFSRHICLAALPQLDLLIRTGGESRVSNFLLWQLAYSELYFTPTLWPDFDEEAFGQALSDFAARQRRFGMTSEQVEV, from the coding sequence ATGACAGCCAATTCTGCGATACCCAGACATGTTGCCATCATTATGGATGGCAACGGGCGCTGGGCCAAACAACGGGGCAAGATCAGAACCTTCGGGCATAAGGCCGGGGTCGAGTCTGTGCGCAACGCCGTTACTTTTGCCCGAAAGCAGGGTATCGAGGCCCTGACCCTGTTTGCCTTTAGCAGCGAGAACTGGAATCGCCCGGCAGAGGAAGTCGGGGTGTTGATGGAGTTGTTCAATCTGGTATTGAAAAGTGAAGTCAAGAGGCTGCACAAGAATGATGTCCGGCTAAAGGTGGTGGGTGATACCAGTCGCTTTGATGGAAAATTGATTGAGCGGATACATGCCGCTGAAGCCCTGACCGCTGATAACCAGTCACTGGTACTGAATATTGCCGCCAACTACGGTGGTCGATGGGATATTATCCAGGCGACCAGAGATTGCGCCGAAAAAGTCCGCGACGGGCAACTGGAGATCAGTGATATAGATGAAGAACTCTTTTCCCGTCATATCTGTCTGGCTGCTCTGCCACAGCTGGATTTGCTTATCCGCACCGGTGGCGAGAGCAGGGTGAGTAATTTTCTGCTCTGGCAACTGGCCTATTCTGAGTTGTATTTTACCCCTACTCTGTGGCCTGATTTTGACGAAGAGGCATTCGGTCAGGCGTTATCCGATTTTGCTGCACGCCAACGGCGCTTTGGCATGACCTCTGAGCAGGTGGAAGTATGA
- the ispC gene encoding 1-deoxy-D-xylulose-5-phosphate reductoisomerase, giving the protein MQRLTLLGSTGSIGESTLDVIRLHPGHYQVFALTAHTRLDRLMQQAREFKPQYLVVADKADYRQACELASQYQVSSEVLAGAEALAFVSEHQQTDSVMAAIVGAAGLLPTMAAARAGKKVLLANKEALVMSGQLFMDEVSKGKAQLLPIDSEHNAIFQCLPTDYVYGDPQAKGIARILLTGSGGPFLHTDNSKLDTVTPAQACAHPNWSMGQKISVDSATMMNKGLEFIEACWLFGLKPEQIEVVLHPQSVIHSMVQYNDGSVLAQLGHPDMRTPIAHALAYPERIASGVAPLDFARMADFSFRAPDFDKYPNLALAIESCAAGQYATTALNAANEIAVKAFLDGELPFTGIAEVNRSVLDRLKPCELNSIDDIIGFDNEVRVLASEWIGQMSQRALGL; this is encoded by the coding sequence ATGCAACGACTTACTCTGCTCGGCTCAACCGGTTCAATCGGCGAAAGTACGCTGGATGTTATCCGTTTGCATCCCGGACACTATCAGGTTTTTGCCCTGACCGCCCATACGCGCCTGGACAGACTGATGCAGCAGGCCCGCGAGTTTAAACCTCAATATCTGGTGGTGGCCGATAAGGCTGATTACCGCCAAGCCTGCGAGCTGGCATCACAATATCAGGTCAGTAGTGAGGTTCTCGCCGGTGCCGAGGCGCTGGCCTTTGTCAGCGAACACCAGCAAACAGATTCTGTGATGGCGGCCATTGTTGGCGCTGCAGGTTTGTTACCTACCATGGCTGCGGCCAGAGCCGGGAAAAAGGTACTGCTGGCGAACAAGGAAGCGTTGGTGATGTCCGGCCAGCTTTTTATGGATGAGGTCAGCAAAGGCAAAGCACAACTGTTGCCTATAGACAGTGAACATAATGCCATTTTTCAGTGTTTGCCGACAGATTATGTCTATGGGGATCCGCAGGCAAAAGGCATTGCCAGAATCCTGCTGACAGGCTCGGGTGGTCCGTTTCTGCACACAGATAACAGCAAACTGGATACGGTGACACCCGCCCAGGCCTGTGCCCACCCTAACTGGAGTATGGGCCAGAAAATTTCAGTCGACTCTGCCACCATGATGAACAAAGGCCTGGAGTTTATCGAAGCCTGCTGGCTTTTCGGTCTTAAGCCTGAGCAAATTGAGGTGGTATTGCACCCACAAAGTGTGATCCATTCGATGGTGCAATACAATGATGGTTCAGTACTGGCTCAGTTGGGGCACCCGGATATGCGCACTCCCATTGCTCATGCCCTGGCTTATCCTGAGCGGATTGCATCTGGTGTTGCACCGCTGGATTTCGCGCGGATGGCAGATTTTTCTTTCCGGGCTCCGGATTTCGACAAGTATCCGAACCTGGCGTTAGCGATAGAAAGTTGTGCCGCTGGTCAATATGCCACCACCGCGCTCAACGCAGCCAATGAAATCGCGGTGAAGGCATTTCTGGATGGTGAACTCCCATTTACAGGTATCGCAGAGGTAAACCGCAGCGTGTTGGATCGGCTCAAGCCCTGTGAACTTAACAGTATTGATGACATCATAGGCTTTGATAACGAAGTCAGGGTATTGGCCAGTGAGTGGATTGGTCAGATGTCACAGCGGGCACTGGGGTTGTAA
- a CDS encoding flavodoxin domain-containing protein, translated as MSRVSIFYGSVYGNAQQLAEDVQTELEQHGVKAELLDEPKLDDVQMADELLFISSTTGQGDVPPNLEGLILDMESRFPLLDGRPFAVVALGDSSYGDTYCGAGRHIYALLEELQGSAKAPLLKVDACETLEPQDEVLPWIKQLYTN; from the coding sequence ATGTCCAGAGTAAGTATTTTTTACGGCAGTGTGTATGGCAATGCCCAGCAATTAGCAGAAGATGTACAAACGGAGCTGGAACAACATGGCGTGAAGGCCGAGCTGCTGGATGAGCCAAAACTGGACGATGTGCAGATGGCCGATGAGCTGTTGTTTATCAGCTCTACTACCGGGCAGGGCGATGTACCACCTAATCTTGAAGGCCTGATTCTGGATATGGAGTCCCGCTTTCCACTGCTCGACGGACGCCCCTTTGCGGTGGTGGCGCTGGGCGACAGCAGCTATGGTGATACTTACTGTGGCGCGGGCCGGCATATTTATGCGTTGCTTGAGGAGTTGCAGGGCAGCGCCAAAGCACCGCTTCTTAAGGTGGATGCCTGTGAGACGCTGGAGCCTCAGGACGAGGTGTTACCCTGGATTAAACAGCTTTATACGAACTAA
- the pyrH gene encoding UMP kinase translates to MSINPKSAYRRILLKLSGEALMGQEGFGIDPKVLDRMAQEIKELVELGVQVGLVIGGGNLFRGEGLAKAGMNRVVGDHMGMLATVMNGLAMRDALHRAFVNARLMSAIPLNGVCDAYNWAEAISLLKSGRVVIFAAGTGNPFFTTDSAACLRGIEIEADAVLKATKVDGVFDSDPAKNPDAVMYQQLTYQEVLEKELKVMDLAAFTLARDHNLPIRVFNMNKPGCLKDVVMGEDVGTLIDHQKNLA, encoded by the coding sequence ATGAGTATTAATCCCAAATCCGCCTACAGACGCATATTACTCAAACTCAGTGGTGAGGCCCTGATGGGGCAGGAAGGTTTTGGTATCGATCCTAAAGTGTTGGATCGCATGGCTCAGGAAATTAAAGAGCTGGTAGAGTTGGGTGTGCAGGTCGGCCTGGTTATCGGAGGTGGCAATTTATTTCGCGGTGAAGGTCTGGCTAAAGCCGGTATGAACAGGGTTGTCGGAGACCACATGGGTATGCTGGCTACGGTGATGAACGGTCTGGCCATGCGTGATGCCCTGCACCGGGCTTTTGTTAATGCCCGTCTGATGTCCGCTATTCCCTTAAACGGAGTCTGTGATGCCTATAACTGGGCCGAGGCTATCAGTCTGTTAAAGTCAGGCCGGGTGGTCATCTTTGCTGCCGGCACAGGCAATCCCTTTTTCACGACAGATTCGGCAGCTTGCTTACGAGGTATCGAAATTGAAGCCGATGCGGTGCTTAAAGCGACCAAGGTCGATGGCGTTTTCGACTCGGATCCGGCCAAGAACCCGGATGCGGTAATGTATCAGCAACTCACCTATCAGGAAGTGCTGGAAAAAGAACTCAAAGTCATGGACCTGGCCGCCTTTACCCTGGCGCGGGATCATAATTTACCTATCAGGGTGTTTAACATGAACAAACCCGGTTGCCTCAAAGATGTGGTGATGGGCGAAGATGTCGGCACCTTGATCGATCATCAGAAGAATCTGGCTTAG
- the frr gene encoding ribosome recycling factor, with protein sequence MLNEINKDAQERMNKCISALKSQLGKIRTGRAHPSLLDSITVSYYGADTPLNQVANVVAEDARTLALTVFDKSATQAVEKAIMQSDLGLNPMSAGTVIRIPMPALTEERRKDFIKVVRAEAEQSRVAIRNIRRDANSDIKELVKEKEIGEDEGHSAEEGIQKLTDEFVGKIDQLLADKEKELMEI encoded by the coding sequence ATGCTAAATGAAATTAATAAAGACGCCCAAGAGCGTATGAATAAATGTATCAGTGCCCTGAAGAGTCAACTGGGTAAAATTCGTACCGGCCGTGCTCACCCCAGTCTGCTCGACTCTATCACGGTGTCTTACTACGGCGCTGATACACCACTGAATCAGGTGGCGAATGTGGTGGCCGAAGATGCCCGTACGCTGGCCCTGACCGTATTTGACAAGAGTGCCACACAAGCTGTGGAGAAGGCCATTATGCAATCAGACCTTGGCCTCAATCCCATGAGTGCCGGTACCGTGATTCGTATTCCCATGCCAGCACTGACAGAAGAACGTCGTAAGGATTTTATCAAGGTTGTGCGGGCCGAAGCCGAGCAAAGCCGTGTTGCCATTCGTAATATCCGTCGTGATGCCAACAGTGATATCAAAGAATTGGTAAAAGAAAAAGAAATTGGCGAAGATGAGGGTCACAGCGCCGAGGAAGGGATCCAGAAACTGACCGACGAGTTCGTAGGTAAAATCGATCAGTTGTTGGCCGACAAGGAAAAAGAGCTGATGGAAATCTGA
- the tsf gene encoding translation elongation factor Ts: MAVTAALVKELRERTGAGMLDCKKALEETNGDVEQAIENMRKSGQAKAAKKAGRIAAEGVILTKVEGNHAVMVELNCETDFVARDESFLAFGDKIVDLALANRLNDAEALNNLELDGIKVSEARENLVAKIGENITVRRVVSIEGDNLGAYVHGGRIGVLTILEGGDSELAKDVAMHVAASNPQFVKPEQVPADVVEKEKAIQIDIAMQSGKPAEIAEKMVAGRMSKFTGEISLTGQPFVKDPSQSVGALLKASNADVVNFVRFEVGEGIEKKSEDFAAEVQAQMAAAKK, encoded by the coding sequence ATGGCAGTAACTGCAGCTCTAGTAAAAGAACTTCGTGAACGTACCGGTGCCGGTATGCTGGATTGTAAAAAGGCGCTGGAAGAAACCAATGGCGATGTTGAGCAGGCCATTGAAAATATGCGTAAATCCGGTCAGGCCAAAGCCGCCAAGAAAGCCGGTCGTATCGCCGCAGAGGGTGTGATCCTGACTAAAGTCGAGGGTAACCATGCGGTGATGGTTGAACTGAATTGTGAAACCGACTTTGTTGCCCGTGATGAAAGCTTCCTGGCCTTTGGTGATAAGATTGTTGACCTGGCCCTGGCTAACAGACTGAACGACGCAGAAGCGCTGAACAATCTGGAACTGGACGGTATCAAAGTTTCTGAAGCCCGTGAAAACCTGGTTGCAAAAATCGGTGAGAACATTACTGTTCGCCGTGTGGTCAGCATCGAAGGTGATAACCTGGGTGCCTATGTGCATGGTGGCCGTATCGGCGTATTAACCATCCTTGAAGGCGGTGATAGCGAGCTGGCTAAAGATGTGGCCATGCACGTTGCTGCGTCTAATCCGCAGTTTGTTAAGCCTGAACAGGTTCCGGCTGATGTGGTGGAAAAAGAAAAAGCCATTCAGATCGATATCGCCATGCAAAGCGGTAAGCCTGCAGAAATTGCTGAGAAGATGGTTGCTGGTCGTATGAGCAAGTTTACCGGTGAAATCAGCCTTACCGGCCAGCCGTTCGTCAAAGATCCTTCTCAGAGTGTTGGTGCCTTGCTTAAAGCCAGCAATGCTGATGTGGTCAACTTCGTACGTTTCGAAGTGGGTGAAGGTATTGAGAAGAAATCTGAAGACTTCGCCGCCGAAGTACAGGCACAAATGGCCGCAGCCAAGAAATAA
- the rpsB gene encoding 30S ribosomal protein S2: MANVSMRDMLQAGVHFGHQTRYWNPKMKPYIFGARNKVHIINLEKTVPLFNSALNYLSGVSAKKGKVLFVGTKRAASDAVKDAAIRCDQFYVNKRWLGGMLTNWKTVRQSIKRLKDLEQQAQDGTFEKLTKKEALMLTREMNKLESSLGGIKNMGGLPDCLFVIDAVHEHIAITEARNLGIPVVSVVDTNSDPDGVDYVIPGNDDAIRAVQLYLNAAADAIGEGREQNLEAQAEHDDFVETE, encoded by the coding sequence ATGGCAAACGTATCTATGCGCGACATGCTGCAAGCCGGCGTGCACTTCGGTCACCAGACCCGTTACTGGAATCCGAAAATGAAACCTTACATTTTCGGCGCCCGTAATAAAGTACATATCATCAATCTTGAAAAAACGGTTCCATTGTTCAATTCCGCACTGAACTACCTGTCCGGCGTATCTGCCAAAAAAGGTAAAGTGCTGTTTGTCGGTACCAAACGTGCTGCCAGCGATGCAGTTAAAGATGCCGCGATCCGTTGCGATCAGTTCTACGTGAACAAGCGCTGGCTCGGCGGTATGCTGACCAACTGGAAAACCGTTCGCCAGTCCATCAAGCGTCTGAAAGATCTTGAGCAACAGGCTCAGGACGGCACTTTTGAAAAGCTGACCAAAAAAGAAGCCCTGATGCTGACCCGCGAAATGAATAAGCTGGAGTCCAGTCTCGGTGGTATCAAGAACATGGGCGGTCTGCCTGATTGTTTGTTTGTTATTGACGCGGTACATGAGCACATTGCTATTACCGAAGCCAGAAACCTGGGTATCCCGGTTGTTTCCGTAGTGGATACTAACTCAGATCCTGACGGTGTGGATTATGTTATCCCTGGTAACGACGATGCCATTCGTGCCGTTCAGCTTTACCTGAACGCCGCCGCCGATGCCATCGGTGAAGGCCGTGAACAGAACCTGGAAGCCCAGGCTGAACACGACGATTTCGTCGAAACTGAATAA